GCTGCAAGGGGGGCGCTTCCACCACCGGAAGCTGGCTCAAAACCTCCTCCTGCGTGGGGGAAAGGGTGAGAATGATGGGGGCGATTCCCCCTTCGGAAACTTCGACGATTGCCCGCCCCTCCACCCCCGGCCCCTCCGCCTGGAGATTGTAGCTCCCGGCCGTGACCTTGGGCAAAACGAAAAATCCCGCCTCGTTGGCGACGGCGGTCTGCCCCTTTTCCAAAAGGCGGATTTTCGCCCCCGGCAGGGTGGAACGGGTCCGGCTGTCCAAGGCCAGCCCGGCGATGCCGCCCGGATTCGGGCGGGAAATCAAGTAGAGCAGGGCCCCGGCCATAAGCAAAAGAACCATCGGAAAAACGTACATCCAGCGCCCGCCTCCCGCCGATCCCGGTTTCTCCTTCAAAACGTAAACCCGGTCCTTGAAGACGAGCTCCTCGCCGGAGGCCAAATGCGCCCCGCCGACCAAATGAATATGCGTGCCGGAAAAATAGGCGATCCCCCGCGCCACCGCGGTGAGCGCCGGGCGCTCCATGCGGAGCGGCTCGGCGGCGCCGCCGGAAGGATGGGCTTCGCGGGCCGGTTTGGCGGCCTCCCCCCGCTTGAGGCTCAGCTTGGAAGGCAGGGCCGCCGGGGATTCCTTGACGGCCGCGCCGGACGCCTTGCGCGCCGCGCTCAAATCGGAAAGAAGCGCCTTCCGCTCCTCGGCGGAAAGATAGCTTTTCGGCCCGCTCTTTTCGATGGCGTCCGAAAGGGTGGCCGGCTCCTCCTTGGAAATTTCCCTGGACGGCTCCCCCGGAGCTTCGGAAGCGCCATAGCCGGCGGAAAAAGGGGATTCAGAAAAGGAAAGCCGGTCATCCTCCTCGGCCGGTTTCACCGCCGGCGGGACGTCGCTCTTGTTTTCCCCCTCCGAAGACGCTTCCGCCTTGACCTTGTCCGTATCCTCTTCCTTGGACCCCGTCTCTTCCGGATTTTTGGAAAGTTTTACAACCGAAACCCGCGCCGTGTCATCATCAAAACTCATTTCCCGTTTTTCGGACGAAGGCCCCTCCCCGGCCAGGCCGACTTCCTTGGCCTCCCGGGCGGAAACCTCGCACGCCGGGCAGAAACTTTTCCCCTCTTCGTGTATGGTGACGCCGCAGCTTTTGCAAATGTTCATCTCTCCCCCACGGTTCCCTTTGAGTATCGGAAAAAAAACCATTATCTTTACCCCCGGTGAAAACGTTGGTGCGCGCCGGGTTGTCCCTCCCGCTCCTTCTGCTTTTGGCCTGTGCCGGGGACAAGAAAGAAACGGCCCAAACGCCGCCGGTTCCGGTTGCCGGACAGGCTTCGCTCGAGCTGGAGGTCAAAAGCCGCCTGGCCCCCGGGCTGGAGTTCCCCCGCCTGACGGTGGCCGACCACCTGGGGAACCGCTACGAGATTCGCGCCCTCCTTTCCAGGGAGAAAAACGTCGTTTTGCTTCTGGACGCCGCCTGCCCCGCCTGCGCGGAGGAGGCCCGGAAAATCCAGCGCTTCGCCCAGCTCCGCCCGGAGTTGAACGTTTTGGGGATTTCAAAGGATTCGGCATCGGCCGTTCTGGCCTTCAAAAAACGCCACGGCCTGATATTTCCGGTTCTGTTGGATGTGGAACAAAAACTGGTGCCGGACTACCGGCGGGTGACCTTCCCGACCTTGGTTCTGGTCGGCCCGGACAAAAAAATAACCAAGCTCTATGAGGGGGAAATCCCCCCGGCCGAGGCGGGTCCCCTTTTGCGGATGCTCACGGGACAGTAAAGCCCGCCCGGCCTGCCCCGCACGGATAAAAACGAAAACGGCCCGTCATCGGGCCGTTTTTTGTTGCTCGTCTGAAACGGATTTTCCAAGGCGGCCGGTGGCCGCCGAAAACTATCCCTTCTTATTCTTGACGGAA
The nucleotide sequence above comes from Verrucomicrobiia bacterium. Encoded proteins:
- a CDS encoding tetratricopeptide repeat protein codes for the protein MNICKSCGVTIHEEGKSFCPACEVSAREAKEVGLAGEGPSSEKREMSFDDDTARVSVVKLSKNPEETGSKEEDTDKVKAEASSEGENKSDVPPAVKPAEEDDRLSFSESPFSAGYGASEAPGEPSREISKEEPATLSDAIEKSGPKSYLSAEERKALLSDLSAARKASGAAVKESPAALPSKLSLKRGEAAKPAREAHPSGGAAEPLRMERPALTAVARGIAYFSGTHIHLVGGAHLASGEELVFKDRVYVLKEKPGSAGGGRWMYVFPMVLLLMAGALLYLISRPNPGGIAGLALDSRTRSTLPGAKIRLLEKGQTAVANEAGFFVLPKVTAGSYNLQAEGPGVEGRAIVEVSEGGIAPIILTLSPTQEEVLSQLPVVEAPPLQPPPVEAPAAEQKLAGLTLTIDPPDAEAFLSGQPLGSGGIFKDLPAGKHTLNVKREGYQDWQNQVELRAGRPNRVRVSLVPIKTVPAVSQQPERKGFDEYYKEGQNYLGKNEYAKAAEALSEAVKIRPGSASAHTLLGEAYWGSQDVKSGNNHFLKAARIYREAGSYPKAEELYLKVLDADPNLAAPLLELGNLYEGMGNTKAARETYQLYNKNFGNTPDGYYALGKLEYQERRFKDAAKAFEKALDSSTKPAMIHGYLILSHIQSNNKRKAQASYDTFMKLATPTELSTLKNHRDWSRVLAELSVRE
- a CDS encoding redoxin domain-containing protein — its product is MKTLVRAGLSLPLLLLLACAGDKKETAQTPPVPVAGQASLELEVKSRLAPGLEFPRLTVADHLGNRYEIRALLSREKNVVLLLDAACPACAEEARKIQRFAQLRPELNVLGISKDSASAVLAFKKRHGLIFPVLLDVEQKLVPDYRRVTFPTLVLVGPDKKITKLYEGEIPPAEAGPLLRMLTGQ